In the genome of Campylobacter avium LMG 24591, the window ATAAGCAAATAATCTTTATAGACACGCCCGGACTTCACAAAAGCGACAAGCTTTTTAACCAAAGTCTAATAGAAAGTGCCAAAAAGTCCATAAAAGACTGTGATATAGTGCTTTTTGTGGTGAGCGTTAAGGATAGTACAAAAGATTACGAGGATTTTTTAGCATTTCATAAGGATGTGAAGCATGTACTTGTGATTAATAAGGTTGATTTAGAGGACAAAAAATATCTCTTAGATAAGATACAAGAATATGCGAAATTTGATAAGTATTTTCAAGCTTTAATACCTTTTTCTTGCAAGAAAAAAGCTTATAAAAACATCCTACTTGACGAGCTGTGCAAACACCTTAACTACGACCATTATTTTTACGATACGGATATTTTAAGCTCAAGCTCTCAAAGAGATATTTATAGAGAATTTATCCTAGAAGCTTTATTTGAAAGCTTTGCTGACGAGCTTCCTTATAGTAGCGATGTGATAATAAATGAAGTAAAAAATAAAAATGATATATTGCATATCAGTGCGAATTTAATCACAGACACCCAAGCACACAAAAAGATACTAATAGGCAAAAACGCAGAGGCCTTAAAAAGAATAGGCATAAAGGCCAGGAAAAAGATAGAGAAATTTGCCTCTTGCAAGGTAAATTTAGAACTTTTCGTGCTTGTAAAAAAGGCATGGACAAAGGATAAACAATTTTTAGAAAAAATCTTAAGATAAATAAAGAACCATCGCTCAAACTCTGCTCTTTCAAGCTACTTAAGCATATAAAGATAGAAATAAAAGAAAGTTCTAGCCAAGAGGAAATCTTTGAAAAAGCTGCAAAGGAAGCTATGATAGAGGATGAGAAATTTTCTTACGCTTTTTCGTATGATGTGCATTCAAACGAGGCTGATGTATTTTTTACAAAATATGAAAATTTAGACCCAAAAGCTAGCATAAACCTTGCGGAGCCTATGTTTTATAAAGATTTAAACGATAAAGATAGCTTTGTTGTGCTTGTTTTTAAAAAAGATTACGCCTTTTGCGCCTTTTTTAAGGAGCAAACACTGCTTTATTTAAAGGCTTTAAGCTTAAATGATGATATAGAAAAATTTATACAAAGCAACTATATAAAAGAGATTTGCAAGGAGTACGCAAGCAAAATCATCTTTATACAAAGTGATGATAAGAATATGATTAAGTCACTAGAGCCTTATTTTGAGCTAGAAATAAAAGAAATAAAACAAGAAGATGTAAACAAACTTAAAAATTTAGATATAAAAGATAGTCTAAATTTCACGCGAGATGAAAGCAGCAAGGACAAATCTTTTCTTAAATTTCTTGCCATAAGTTTTATACTAAGCTTTTTGCTTGTATTTTTTTATCCAAAACTTGCGAATTTTAGTTTTGAAAAAATCGATGACAAGGAGCTTGAAGCACTAAAAAACGAGCTTTTACAAAATGAAATTTTACTTAAAAATCAAGAAGCAAGCGTTAAAGAACTAGAACTTAATTTGCTTCCTTTTATATTCATAAGCGATATAAAGCCTATATTTGAGCTTTTAGACAAATACAAAATAAAGCTTAAAAGCCTTAAAATAAACGGTAAAGAACTGATACTTAGCATGAAAGATAGCAACGACGAGCTTATTAAAGAGCTTTTTGAAAATAAGGATTTCGTGTTAAAGGGCAAAAAAATCGAAAATGGCTTTTTAAATATAATATTAGAGTTAAAAGATGAGTGAAAAAATAGCCTATTATCTAAACAAGCTTAACAACAGAGAAAAGGCTTTATTGGCTGTGTTAAATATAATTTTTGCTGTGTTTTTGGCACTATATTTTCAAGATGATAGCAAAAACTTAAACGATACTACAAATTTAAAGGATTTGCAGGCAAATTTAAGCGAGCAAAGAGAGAAAATTGAGGATTTAAATAGCATTTTAAAGCATTTTAGGCCAAGTTATAAAAATATCTTAGATGAATTATACAGCCTAGCTCAGCAACATTCTTTGGCATTTTTAAGTATCAAAAATTCATCAAATCAAGAAAAATACATAAATAAATACACAATTTTAATAGAATTAGAAAGTGATTTTTCTAAAATCATATACTTTATACAAGCCTTGCAAGGCTCAAAATATGTATTTTTAATGCCAGAAATTAGCTTGAATAAAGAAGAAAATTTGCTAAAAGCTCAAATTAAATTAGAGCTTTTAAGCTTGAAAGATTAATGTAAAAAATGCCTTACACCTGTAAAATAAAGTGCTATGCCGTATTGGTTTGCAGCCTCTATAACTTCATCATCTCTTATACTGCCTCCGGGCTGAACGATAGCCCTTACTCCTACCTTACTTGCCTCATCTATGCTATCTCTAAAAGGAAAAAAGGCCTCAGATGCCAAAACGCAGCCTTCTAAGTCAAGCCCCATATCCTTAGCCTTGCTTATAGCAGCCTTAGCCGCATCAACCCTACTTGTCATACCCATACCTATGGCCACCATAGCACCGTTTTTCACATAAACTACATTGTTTGACTTGCTTAAGGCAGCTATTTTAAGGGCTATTTCTAAGTCCTTTAACTCCCTTTCGTCCGCTTTTCTAAGAGAAACTAATTTAGCATTTTCAAGCTCATTTTTAGCTACAAAATCACTTTCTTGATAAACAAAGCCTCCATTTATGTGCTTAAAGCTATATTTATCAAAAGCAGGGACTAAAAAGTCTGTGTTTTGAGTAAAAATTTTTATACGCTTTTTGTTTTCAAATACCTTTAAAGCCTTTTCATCCACATTTGCAGCTATGATAAGCTCTATGTAAATTTCATTTATCTTTTTAGCTAAGGCTTCATCTAAAGTTCCATTTATAGCCAACACTCCTCCATAAGCACTGACAGTATCGCACTTAAGAGCATTTATATAACTTGAAAGCAGATTTTCTTTTATGGCAAAGCCGCAAGGATTTGCGTGTTTTACTATGGCTACTGCGGGTAGCTTACCAAAAGATGAGGCTAAGCTTAAGGCTGCGTTTATATCGTTTAGATTATTAAAAGAAGCCTCGCCCTTTAGGGTTTTGTAATTTTTAGTAAAATAATCCTCAAATTCATACAATGCACCCTTTTGATGAGGATTTTCTCCGTATTTTGTATCAAAGCACTTCTTGCCAACTATGAATTTTGTATCTCCAAAACCTTTCTTAAATCTTTCATTCATATAATTTGCTATGAAAGCATCATAGCTTGCAGTATGCTCAAAAGCCTTTATCATAAGCTTTTGTCTTAGGTTTAAGCAATCTTCTTCATCATTTTTTTTAAGGCTTTCTAAAACAGCTTTAAAATCAAATTTATCGCAAAGCACCCAGACATCTTTATAGTTTTTTGCCGCCGCTCTTAAAAGACTTGGTCCTCCTATGTCTATGTTTTCAACTATCTCATCAAAATCTTGCGTTTTTTGTGTCGTTTGCTTAAAAGGATACAAATTTACACAGACTAGGTCTATACTTTTTATTTCAGCTTCTTGTGCTTGTTTTTTATGGCTTTCATCGGCTCTTTTATATAAAATTCCTCCGTGAATTTTAGGGTGTAAGGTCTTTACCCGCCCTTCAAAAAGCTCGGCACTTTGTGTAAAATCGCTAACCTCAAGCACCTCTAAGCCACCCTCTTTTAAAAGCTTATAAGTGCCGCCTGTGCTAAGAAGCTCAAAGCCTAAATTAGCAAGTTCCTTAGCAAAATCTAAAATTTCATCCTTATCACTTACGCTTAATAAAGCTCTTTTCATTCTCTCTCCTTAATATTTTTTATAAACTCATAAATATCCACTACAAAAAAGTTAAAAACGCTTAAATTCTTATAAAAAACGCAAGCCTCTTCATTGCCTAAAATACAAGCCTTTAAATAAAAGGCCTCGGCTTTTTCTTTATTTTTTTCAGTTCCCATAGCATTTTCATACAAAAAGGCTAAATTTTTACAGGCCACAGCCTCATTCATAGCACAAGATTTTTCATACAAAACAAGGGCTTTTTCATAGTCTTTTTCATCATAAAAACTCGCTCCAAGATTATTACAGGCTCTAGAATCATCCATCTTACAAGCCTTTGCATAAAAATACCTAGCCTTTGAAATATCCTTTTTAAGACCTCTAGCATTTACATATAAAACGCCTAAGTTAAAACAAGCATCGCTTAAGTTCATATCACAAGCCTTTTGCCAAAATAAGGCTGCATCTTGATACTTTTTATCATAATAGTATAAATAGGCTAAATTT includes:
- the era gene encoding GTPase Era, whose protein sequence is MKSGFVSVIGRTNAGKSTLVNSLLGEKIALVSHKRNATRRKINAIVMHDDKQIIFIDTPGLHKSDKLFNQSLIESAKKSIKDCDIVLFVVSVKDSTKDYEDFLAFHKDVKHVLVINKVDLEDKKYLLDKIQEYAKFDKYFQALIPFSCKKKAYKNILLDELCKHLNYDHYFYDTDILSSSSQRDIYREFILEALFESFADELPYSSDVIINEVKNKNDILHISANLITDTQAHKKILIGKNAEALKRIGIKARKKIEKFASCKVNLELFVLVKKAWTKDKQFLEKILR
- the purH gene encoding bifunctional phosphoribosylaminoimidazolecarboxamide formyltransferase/IMP cyclohydrolase, which encodes MKRALLSVSDKDEILDFAKELANLGFELLSTGGTYKLLKEGGLEVLEVSDFTQSAELFEGRVKTLHPKIHGGILYKRADESHKKQAQEAEIKSIDLVCVNLYPFKQTTQKTQDFDEIVENIDIGGPSLLRAAAKNYKDVWVLCDKFDFKAVLESLKKNDEEDCLNLRQKLMIKAFEHTASYDAFIANYMNERFKKGFGDTKFIVGKKCFDTKYGENPHQKGALYEFEDYFTKNYKTLKGEASFNNLNDINAALSLASSFGKLPAVAIVKHANPCGFAIKENLLSSYINALKCDTVSAYGGVLAINGTLDEALAKKINEIYIELIIAANVDEKALKVFENKKRIKIFTQNTDFLVPAFDKYSFKHINGGFVYQESDFVAKNELENAKLVSLRKADERELKDLEIALKIAALSKSNNVVYVKNGAMVAIGMGMTSRVDAAKAAISKAKDMGLDLEGCVLASEAFFPFRDSIDEASKVGVRAIVQPGGSIRDDEVIEAANQYGIALYFTGVRHFLH
- a CDS encoding tetratricopeptide repeat protein; amino-acid sequence: MIKKVLFCLCSFLSLAFSCESAKSCFDLAQKAYDLAKFDEANSLYEKACDFSHSKACYTLGILNYKKNDYQRAANLWQKACDMKEVFACTNLAYLYSEAMGVEKNSTKARILNEKACEMKDSFACHNLAISYAEANINEEAKKLYKKACDEMKHNDSCLNLAYLYYYDKKYQDAALFWQKACDMNLSDACFNLGVLYVNARGLKKDISKARYFYAKACKMDDSRACNNLGASFYDEKDYEKALVLYEKSCAMNEAVACKNLAFLYENAMGTEKNKEKAEAFYLKACILGNEEACVFYKNLSVFNFFVVDIYEFIKNIKERE